A genomic segment from Moorena sp. SIOASIH encodes:
- a CDS encoding amidinotransferase: MKPVNSYNEWDLLEEVIVGRLDGAMIPTWQTIARATVPPDSEYLKKRIEERDRGASPYSEELIAAGQKDLAEFIHILEAEGVKIRQPDLYPLSQSYSTPYWSVESSFCSANPRDVLLVIGDELIEAPMAHRDRHYEIHPYRTILKEYFSQGARWTSAPRPELLDDLYDANYQLPGEGEEMRYVTTEFEPTFDAADFVRCGRDIFVQRSHVTNQSGIEWLRRHLGDKYRIHEVKTKCRQACHIDTTFMPMAPGKLLYNPKFMDYEGIPEFVRKQWDIFECPTPVILDWQKKVPISQWINMNFLMLDEERIMVEKSQVHTIQAFKDWGFKPIPCPFFNYYIFGGSFHCATLDVRRRGELKSYFDLS; this comes from the coding sequence ATGAAGCCAGTTAATTCTTACAATGAATGGGATCTACTAGAGGAGGTTATTGTTGGTCGCCTTGATGGAGCCATGATACCCACATGGCAAACAATTGCACGAGCAACAGTTCCTCCGGATTCAGAATATCTCAAGAAGCGAATTGAAGAACGCGATAGAGGCGCATCTCCTTATTCGGAAGAATTGATTGCAGCAGGTCAAAAAGATTTAGCAGAGTTCATTCATATTTTAGAGGCAGAAGGGGTCAAGATTCGACAACCGGATTTATATCCCTTATCTCAATCCTACAGCACTCCCTATTGGTCCGTAGAAAGCAGTTTTTGCAGCGCGAATCCCCGGGATGTCCTTCTGGTGATTGGTGATGAACTGATTGAAGCCCCCATGGCCCATCGCGATCGCCATTATGAGATACACCCTTATCGCACTATTCTGAAGGAATACTTCTCACAAGGTGCTCGCTGGACTTCTGCTCCCAGACCGGAACTTTTAGATGACCTATACGATGCAAATTATCAACTCCCCGGTGAGGGAGAAGAAATGCGATATGTCACCACAGAGTTTGAACCCACATTTGATGCGGCGGATTTTGTTCGTTGCGGTCGGGATATATTTGTGCAAAGAAGTCACGTCACTAATCAGTCCGGGATTGAATGGCTGCGCCGTCACTTAGGAGATAAGTATCGCATTCACGAAGTTAAAACAAAGTGCCGTCAAGCCTGTCATATCGATACAACTTTTATGCCAATGGCTCCCGGGAAACTGCTCTACAATCCCAAGTTTATGGATTATGAGGGTATTCCTGAATTCGTCAGAAAACAATGGGATATTTTTGAATGCCCGACTCCCGTCATACTAGACTGGCAAAAAAAGGTTCCCATCAGTCAGTGGATAAATATGAATTTTCTCATGCTTGATGAAGAACGGATTATGGTAGAAAAATCCCAAGTCCATACTATTCAAGCCTTTAAAGACTGGGGATTTAAACCCATTCCCTGCCCTTTCTTTAACTATTACATTTTTGGGGGATCTTTTCATTGTGCAACTCTTGATGTGCGTCGTCGGGGAGAACTAAAATCCTATTTCGATCTTTCTTAG
- a CDS encoding transposase, which produces MTKKKGQSAAHDGGKKVKGRKRHIVFDYLRLLIGVLVRSANGSAKALSSSRLV; this is translated from the coding sequence ATGACGAAAAAAAAGGGGCAGTCTGCGGCCCATGATGGTGGGAAAAAAGTTAAAGGGCGTAAACGTCACATAGTATTCGATTATCTTCGATTACTTATTGGGGTATTAGTAAGGTCAGCCAATGGTTCAGCAAAGGCTCTCAGCAGTAGTCGTTTGGTCTGA
- a CDS encoding transposase, producing MLKLLLPQPKDFGHPRHPRTVDLREILNGIFDLHWTGCQWEMLPDELPPYTTVYGDFPKWQRRRTWQLLHDQLRSQIRLAQGVRITIHCWDNGLSIHQDDEKKGAVCGP from the coding sequence GTGTTGAAACTATTACTACCTCAACCGAAAGACTTTGGGCATCCTAGACATCCTAGAACAGTTGATTTAAGAGAAATCCTCAATGGTATTTTTGATCTTCATTGGACAGGTTGTCAGTGGGAAATGTTACCTGATGAATTGCCTCCCTATACCACTGTATATGGTGATTTCCCGAAGTGGCAGCGACGAAGAACATGGCAGCTTCTTCATGACCAGTTACGATCACAAATCAGACTTGCTCAAGGGGTGAGAATTACAATCCACTGTTGGGATAACGGACTCTCAATCCATCAAGATGACGAAAAAAAAGGGGCAGTCTGCGGCCCATGA